One genomic segment of Arthrobacter sp. Marseille-P9274 includes these proteins:
- a CDS encoding accessory Sec system protein Asp2 translates to MTREQTEHTLVHEGVTVHCKSRPAKLDRRHLVVMFAGIRPIDSYEFDGRGSRDSQANWLWLKDDFGGQYSYYLCNGLDFSVERAVIAAIDRELERLGLGHENCTLVGFSKGGFAALYYGIKYDFPNIVASAPQIYVGSHTAKHRPVIHRHLTRTGSDEELQLLDSLLPHAVAKDARRDRNIYLFSSVQDQFHAEQVEPALPLLRRYSNFNYIETDSDLVNEHSDITRYNMPLLLSVLYALGENVAPRYGEVRNGFRQDPEVAAAGLRTQRSSSAAVVDLRAGRMAGPKFFPQGVAFLRGHAADRPAALATSLVLAGDAGRYEYPLVQVQDRGIYQTHYEDYFCDYRFGKFQASSDGVDLSGLPRGDYEASLALTAESAERTAACVSTKRTTAESNDGGDLITFASDSRGSVLRKRPILGTAPHQAVFNIRSQWARGDRVHFEGTFAVRGTSMTGWESGRYYLVLASGAGVRSVPLAGARVTDPADYFGDGRNSHTHARFATPRFAGVSLAGVEPGLYEAHVSLSAGGALHTIATGRRIRLREAPDGSLEASLLGPRPAVSKRVRARRLIRAVKRRADRVRGRSQAGGTPN, encoded by the coding sequence ATGACGAGGGAACAAACCGAGCACACGCTGGTCCACGAGGGCGTGACGGTCCACTGCAAGAGCCGCCCCGCCAAGCTCGACCGGCGGCATCTGGTGGTCATGTTCGCCGGAATCCGGCCGATCGACAGCTACGAGTTCGACGGCCGGGGTTCGCGGGACAGCCAGGCGAACTGGCTGTGGCTGAAGGATGATTTTGGCGGCCAGTACTCCTACTACCTCTGCAACGGCCTGGACTTCTCCGTCGAGCGGGCGGTGATCGCCGCCATCGACCGGGAACTGGAGCGGCTGGGGCTGGGACACGAAAACTGCACGCTGGTGGGCTTTTCGAAGGGCGGGTTCGCCGCGCTCTACTACGGCATCAAGTACGACTTCCCGAACATTGTCGCCAGCGCTCCCCAAATCTACGTCGGCAGCCACACGGCTAAGCACCGGCCGGTCATCCACCGGCACCTGACCCGCACCGGAAGCGACGAAGAGCTGCAGCTGCTCGACAGCCTGCTGCCCCATGCGGTCGCCAAGGACGCCCGCCGCGACCGGAATATCTATCTGTTCAGCTCGGTACAGGACCAGTTCCACGCCGAGCAGGTGGAGCCCGCGCTGCCCCTGCTGCGGCGATACTCCAACTTCAACTACATCGAGACGGATTCCGACCTCGTCAACGAGCATTCGGACATCACCCGCTACAACATGCCGCTGCTGCTGTCCGTGCTGTACGCGCTCGGCGAGAACGTCGCACCCCGGTACGGCGAAGTGCGCAACGGCTTCCGGCAGGATCCGGAGGTAGCGGCGGCCGGCCTGCGGACGCAGCGAAGCTCCTCGGCGGCTGTCGTGGACCTGCGGGCCGGCAGGATGGCCGGTCCGAAATTCTTCCCGCAGGGAGTGGCATTCCTGCGCGGCCATGCCGCGGACCGGCCCGCGGCCTTGGCGACGTCCTTGGTCCTCGCGGGCGACGCGGGGCGGTACGAATATCCGCTGGTCCAGGTCCAGGATCGCGGCATCTACCAGACGCACTACGAGGACTATTTCTGCGACTACCGCTTCGGAAAGTTCCAGGCGTCCAGCGACGGAGTGGACCTCTCCGGCTTGCCCCGCGGTGACTACGAGGCCTCGCTGGCGCTCACGGCGGAATCAGCCGAGCGGACGGCCGCCTGTGTCTCCACCAAACGGACCACCGCGGAGAGCAACGACGGCGGCGACCTCATCACTTTCGCGTCCGACAGCAGAGGCAGCGTACTCCGCAAGCGCCCGATCCTCGGGACCGCGCCGCACCAGGCCGTCTTCAACATCAGGAGCCAGTGGGCGCGCGGGGACCGGGTCCATTTCGAAGGTACCTTCGCTGTCCGGGGTACATCGATGACCGGCTGGGAATCCGGCCGCTACTACCTCGTGCTGGCCTCCGGTGCGGGCGTCCGGTCCGTGCCGCTGGCCGGTGCCCGGGTCACCGATCCCGCCGACTATTTCGGCGACGGCAGGAACAGTCACACCCACGCCCGCTTCGCCACTCCACGCTTCGCCGGGGTGTCCCTGGCAGGCGTGGAGCCCGGGCTCTACGAGGCCCACGTCTCGCTCAGCGCCGGCGGGGCCCTCCACACGATCGCCACGGGCCGGCGGATCAGGCTTCGGGAGGCGCCGGATGGGAGCCTCGAGGCTTCCCTGCTCGGTCCTCGTCCGGCCGTTTCCAAGCGGGTCCGTGCCCGGCGGCTCATCCGCGCGGTGAAGCGCAGGGCGGACCGGGTGCGAGGAAGAAGCCAAGCGGGCGGGACGCCTAACTAG
- a CDS encoding zinc ribbon domain-containing protein, whose translation MAKAPASEQLRLLDLQALDSKLTQLDRRAAAVSANADIAALKEKLAAADSGLVAINTEASDTAMQLKRAETDVEVVQARIDRDQQRLDSGTGSPKDLSALQNELVSLNKRRSDLEDAELEIMERLEAVRVRQAEHQQSNDALAQELVALEKTRDDELAGIAAERQDVEAARTELAATFEAPLLAVYEKTRAHRGIGAARLFHGKSEGSGMQLSPGDLNEIRGAAADEIVFCPDSGCILVRSADWS comes from the coding sequence ATGGCGAAGGCACCAGCATCCGAGCAGCTGAGGCTGCTTGACCTTCAGGCGTTGGACAGCAAGCTGACGCAGCTGGACCGGCGTGCCGCCGCGGTTTCGGCCAACGCGGACATCGCGGCGCTGAAGGAAAAGCTCGCCGCCGCGGACTCCGGGCTCGTGGCCATCAACACCGAAGCCAGCGATACGGCGATGCAGCTCAAGCGGGCGGAGACTGACGTCGAAGTGGTCCAGGCCCGCATCGACCGGGACCAGCAGCGCCTGGACAGCGGGACCGGGTCGCCCAAGGACCTGTCCGCGCTGCAGAACGAGCTGGTGTCGCTGAATAAGCGCCGTTCGGACCTTGAGGACGCGGAGCTGGAGATCATGGAGCGCCTGGAAGCCGTACGGGTCCGCCAGGCGGAACACCAGCAGTCGAACGATGCCCTCGCGCAGGAGCTGGTGGCGCTGGAAAAGACCCGCGATGACGAGCTGGCCGGCATCGCCGCTGAACGCCAGGATGTCGAGGCCGCCCGAACGGAGCTGGCCGCCACTTTCGAGGCGCCGCTGCTCGCTGTCTACGAGAAGACCCGCGCGCATCGGGGGATCGGCGCCGCGCGGCTGTTCCACGGCAAGTCGGAAGGTTCCGGCATGCAATTGAGCCCGGGCGACTTGAACGAGATCCGCGGCGCTGCCGCGGATGAGATCGTGTTCTGCCCGGACTCCGGCTGCATCCTCGTACGCTCGGCCGACTGGAGCTAG